Proteins encoded together in one Rossellomorea sp. y25 window:
- a CDS encoding MFS transporter, producing MESKKKLDLLALSSIPLVMTLGNSMLIPVLPQLEKELNITGFQSSLIITVYSIIAILCIPIAGYLSDRFGRKNILIPSLIIAGIGGLICGFASIYGSNAYIFVIVGRIVQGIGAAGAFPVVIPTVGDLYEDDDQITKGLGLIETSNTFGKVLSPILGALFAAWIWFIPFFSIPVFSILSILLIVVFVKVPPKKGEEAEQSIKEFVHAVVIVLGKEKKWIFGIFIIGIISMFTLFGFLYYLSTRLEQAYGINGVMKGLYLAVPLLFLCLTSYITGKVIGKSKEKMKWVIVFGSLMTSVAFLPLIFTEGKWVILSIFSIAGIGMGAALPCLDALITEGIEKEHRGTITSIYSSMRFTGVALGPPIVALIEPLSTFIIFIVLSLFSSLVGMLFIKVPETPPQAVSTKKA from the coding sequence ATGGAAAGCAAGAAAAAATTAGATCTACTGGCGTTATCCTCTATTCCTTTAGTTATGACACTCGGGAATTCCATGTTGATCCCTGTCCTTCCTCAATTAGAAAAGGAGCTAAACATTACGGGGTTTCAATCAAGCTTAATCATTACCGTTTACTCTATTATAGCCATTCTTTGTATTCCAATTGCCGGTTACTTATCCGATCGTTTCGGAAGGAAAAATATTCTGATACCCAGCTTGATCATTGCAGGAATCGGTGGCCTCATTTGTGGATTTGCTTCAATTTACGGTTCGAACGCCTATATTTTTGTTATTGTAGGAAGGATTGTTCAAGGAATTGGAGCAGCCGGAGCCTTCCCAGTCGTCATTCCTACAGTAGGAGACCTGTATGAGGATGATGATCAAATCACCAAGGGATTGGGTTTAATCGAAACATCCAATACTTTCGGCAAGGTGCTAAGCCCGATACTCGGAGCGTTATTTGCTGCATGGATCTGGTTTATCCCATTCTTTTCCATACCTGTATTTTCAATTCTTTCGATTCTTCTGATTGTCGTATTTGTGAAAGTTCCACCAAAAAAAGGAGAAGAAGCGGAACAATCGATTAAGGAATTTGTTCATGCGGTGGTAATCGTCCTTGGGAAGGAAAAGAAATGGATTTTCGGCATCTTCATCATTGGAATCATTTCCATGTTTACCTTATTTGGCTTTTTATATTATTTATCAACCAGATTAGAGCAAGCTTATGGAATAAACGGAGTGATGAAGGGACTATATTTAGCGGTTCCACTCCTTTTCTTATGTCTTACCTCCTACATAACTGGGAAAGTGATTGGTAAGAGTAAAGAGAAGATGAAGTGGGTCATCGTCTTTGGTTCCCTTATGACTTCGGTTGCATTCCTTCCATTAATCTTCACTGAAGGAAAATGGGTTATATTGAGTATTTTTTCGATTGCGGGAATTGGAATGGGCGCAGCCCTTCCTTGTTTGGATGCACTTATTACAGAAGGAATTGAAAAAGAGCATCGTGGAACCATCACCTCTATTTACAGTTCAATGAGGTTTACAGGTGTCGCTTTAGGGCCTCCTATAGTAGCATTGATTGAACCTTTGAGTACCTTTATCATTTTCATAGTTCTAAGTCTATTTTCCAGCCTGGTTGGAATGCTTTTCATTAAGGTTCCGGAAACTCCCCCGCAAGCTGTCTCAACTAAAAAGGCTTAA
- a CDS encoding NUDIX hydrolase, with translation MDLVFKQNQNVFNYRVVAIWVEQDHILLHKQVEDNYWSLPGGRVVMGEASQESLKREMQEELGVEIIIEQLIMVNENFFPYKEWDFHEIGFYYKVKAKDRAIFQKDPFHGLEGERLLYKWIPIEELSEVQLYPQEVKDMLLHQPNETIHIVSKK, from the coding sequence ATGGATCTTGTATTTAAACAAAACCAAAACGTTTTTAATTACAGGGTAGTGGCCATCTGGGTAGAACAGGACCATATTTTATTACATAAGCAAGTGGAAGACAATTACTGGTCGTTGCCCGGTGGAAGAGTCGTCATGGGAGAAGCATCACAGGAAAGTTTAAAGAGGGAAATGCAAGAGGAACTAGGAGTTGAAATTATTATAGAACAATTGATCATGGTGAACGAAAATTTCTTTCCATATAAAGAATGGGATTTCCATGAAATTGGATTTTACTATAAAGTGAAAGCTAAAGACAGGGCAATTTTTCAAAAGGATCCCTTTCATGGGCTGGAAGGGGAGCGTTTATTATACAAGTGGATTCCAATTGAAGAACTTTCTGAAGTACAATTATATCCTCAAGAGGTTAAAGATATGTTATTACATCAACCAAATGAAACAATCCATATTGTGTCAAAGAAGTGA
- a CDS encoding 5-oxoprolinase subunit PxpA — MKIDLNCDLGESFGTYTIGQDEEMMKFVSSVNVACGFHAGDPLVMKQTVTNALNHNLKIGAHPGLPDLQGFGRRMMHVTPEEAYALVQYQIGALLAFVKAQGGMLSHVKPHGALYNMAAKDSDLATSIAKAVYDLDPGLTLFGLSQSELTKAGEEIGLRVAHEVFADRTYQSDGSLTPRSLPNAVLHDENEVEKQVLRMVEKQEVVSTDGEVLSIKADTICLHGDNTAALNLAKRLYKKLS, encoded by the coding sequence ATGAAAATCGATTTAAACTGTGATTTAGGAGAAAGTTTTGGTACATATACAATAGGACAAGATGAAGAAATGATGAAATTCGTTTCCTCCGTCAATGTCGCATGCGGATTCCATGCAGGGGATCCCCTCGTAATGAAACAAACCGTTACAAATGCATTAAATCACAACCTAAAGATTGGTGCTCACCCTGGATTACCTGACCTTCAAGGGTTTGGAAGAAGAATGATGCATGTAACCCCTGAAGAAGCATATGCCCTTGTACAATATCAGATTGGCGCCCTCCTCGCTTTCGTCAAGGCACAGGGAGGCATGTTATCTCACGTAAAGCCTCATGGTGCACTTTATAATATGGCAGCGAAGGATTCCGATCTGGCAACCTCGATTGCTAAAGCCGTATACGACCTTGACCCCGGATTAACTTTATTCGGCCTTTCCCAAAGTGAGCTGACAAAAGCAGGAGAAGAAATAGGGTTGCGTGTCGCTCATGAAGTATTTGCCGATCGAACCTATCAATCTGACGGTTCACTTACTCCACGATCACTTCCCAATGCCGTACTGCATGATGAAAACGAAGTGGAGAAGCAAGTATTACGAATGGTGGAGAAACAAGAGGTAGTTTCCACAGATGGTGAGGTATTGTCAATTAAAGCAGATACCATTTGTCTTCATGGTGACAACACAGCTGCGTTAAACCTTGCTAAAAGGTTATATAAAAAGTTAAGTTGA
- a CDS encoding 2'-5' RNA ligase family protein, which produces MKRAIHIFPQLESVEEIQRIRTTHDPLWDKIPPHITLVFPFTSNLSNSEIISHVQSIANRLQPFSLLLKEITGSSGEYLCLNVKRGNDSIIHSHDELYKGVLTPFRNPSFTYIPHITLGRIDLKEEFHRALKEYRNWSESFHTEVKEIVIEEINEQDVSNVISVIPLYSQHHIDKENGWF; this is translated from the coding sequence ATGAAACGAGCCATTCATATTTTCCCACAACTTGAATCAGTAGAAGAAATCCAAAGGATCAGAACAACACACGACCCATTATGGGATAAAATCCCTCCCCACATTACACTCGTTTTCCCTTTCACTTCAAATTTATCTAACAGTGAAATCATATCACATGTACAAAGCATTGCTAATCGATTGCAACCATTCAGCCTGCTATTAAAAGAAATAACAGGGTCCTCTGGTGAATATTTATGTCTTAATGTAAAAAGAGGGAATGATTCCATCATTCATTCACATGATGAACTGTATAAAGGAGTACTAACACCTTTTCGTAACCCCTCTTTTACGTACATTCCTCATATCACATTGGGGAGGATTGATTTAAAAGAAGAATTCCATCGCGCCTTAAAAGAATATAGAAATTGGAGTGAAAGTTTCCATACAGAAGTAAAAGAAATCGTTATCGAGGAAATAAATGAACAGGATGTTTCCAATGTAATCAGTGTAATACCACTTTATAGCCAGCACCATATTGATAAAGAGAACGGCTGGTTTTGA
- a CDS encoding secondary thiamine-phosphate synthase enzyme YjbQ has protein sequence MIKTLTIDTKKRDEMIDITTYVQDIITNAEMKEGLVVVQSLHTTAGITVNENADPDVKTDFLRRLDEVYPWEHTLDLHGEGNTAAHLKTSTVGHSQTIIVTNGELLLGTWQGIYLCEFDGPRSRRKVSVKTIQSQ, from the coding sequence ATGATAAAAACTCTTACAATCGATACAAAAAAGCGCGATGAAATGATTGATATTACCACATATGTCCAAGACATCATCACCAACGCAGAAATGAAGGAAGGTCTTGTGGTGGTTCAATCCTTGCACACAACAGCCGGAATCACGGTGAATGAAAATGCCGATCCTGATGTAAAAACAGATTTTCTACGTCGATTAGATGAGGTATATCCATGGGAACATACTCTGGATCTTCATGGAGAAGGAAACACAGCCGCCCATTTAAAGACGAGTACGGTCGGCCACTCTCAAACAATCATCGTCACTAATGGTGAACTTCTTCTGGGAACCTGGCAAGGTATTTACCTTTGTGAATTTGATGGACCGCGTTCAAGAAGAAAAGTTTCGGTTAAAACGATTCAAAGTCAATAA
- a CDS encoding thiol-disulfide oxidoreductase DCC family protein codes for MAIILFDGICNFCNSSVQFIINRDPKGLFQFASLQSEIGQELLKKHKIPQTTDSFVLIDDHKSYVESTAALKVCSHLTWPWKLFGVFKIIPKPLRDRVYRWIAANRYKWFGKQESCMLPSQNMKDRFIE; via the coding sequence ATGGCGATTATTTTGTTTGATGGTATATGTAATTTCTGTAATAGTAGCGTACAGTTTATTATAAATCGTGATCCAAAGGGACTCTTTCAATTTGCTTCCTTACAAAGTGAAATTGGTCAAGAATTATTAAAGAAGCATAAGATTCCTCAAACGACAGATAGCTTCGTTTTAATCGACGATCATAAATCGTATGTTGAATCAACTGCCGCTTTAAAGGTGTGCTCTCATTTAACATGGCCATGGAAGCTTTTCGGCGTGTTTAAGATCATTCCCAAGCCCCTAAGGGACAGGGTATACAGGTGGATTGCCGCAAATAGATACAAATGGTTCGGAAAACAAGAATCCTGTATGCTGCCTTCGCAAAACATGAAAGACCGTTTTATAGAATAG
- a CDS encoding histidine phosphatase family protein has translation MTHICLVRHGQTDWNLNGKLQGQTDIPLNETGKLQAEECREFLEKSHWDVLITTSLVRARKTADIINEALELPIVEMDHFKERYFGDGEGMSREEREKQYPDFIFPNMESYEVLIDRIQEGLREIHDQFPDQNVLLVAHGAVISAILREFHKEEVGVNHVKLFNGCLTNLHFTNKRWNVHSYNEVGHLSEHE, from the coding sequence ATGACTCATATATGTTTAGTACGCCATGGTCAAACTGATTGGAATCTTAATGGGAAATTACAAGGTCAGACGGATATTCCATTAAATGAAACAGGAAAGCTTCAAGCAGAAGAATGCAGAGAATTTCTAGAGAAATCACATTGGGATGTTCTGATTACTACTTCTTTGGTGAGAGCCAGGAAAACGGCAGACATTATTAATGAAGCCTTGGAATTGCCGATTGTTGAGATGGACCATTTCAAAGAACGTTATTTTGGAGATGGGGAGGGGATGTCCCGTGAAGAAAGAGAAAAGCAATATCCTGATTTTATCTTTCCGAATATGGAATCGTACGAAGTGTTGATCGATAGGATCCAGGAGGGACTGAGAGAGATTCATGATCAGTTTCCTGACCAGAATGTATTGCTGGTTGCTCACGGTGCGGTCATCAGTGCAATATTGCGAGAGTTTCATAAAGAGGAGGTAGGTGTGAACCACGTGAAACTATTTAACGGCTGCCTGACCAATCTCCATTTCACAAATAAACGATGGAATGTCCATTCTTATAATGAAGTAGGTCATTTATCGGAGCATGAATAA
- a CDS encoding STAS domain-containing protein: MRDELVYLGQEIVSHKSDIAQGVIEYQEKRYSEQLKFSGVKMEQVTEWRIELIQMLGESLQEEQKDSLIKISEWTQKVGKIALEKGIPLNESLKTLSAFRTTIWDIFTKQISDNQITASLMLQVNKKINPLLDEIAYLLNELFVKQQKDQLALIHTAMDELSAPIVPIADKIAILPLIGEIDTHRATSIMETALKKSSELELDYLFIDISGVAIMDTMVSHNIYQIINALKMMGVQSVLTGIRPEFAHTLGNLGITFDDLKTSSSLKQALEDIGFTQYEVVLPL, from the coding sequence ATGAGAGATGAATTAGTGTATCTAGGACAAGAAATTGTTTCACATAAATCCGATATTGCTCAGGGCGTAATTGAATATCAGGAAAAACGGTATTCTGAACAACTTAAGTTTTCTGGAGTGAAAATGGAGCAAGTCACGGAATGGAGAATTGAATTAATTCAAATGCTGGGAGAATCTTTACAAGAAGAGCAAAAAGATTCTCTCATTAAGATAAGCGAGTGGACACAGAAGGTAGGAAAAATAGCACTTGAAAAAGGCATTCCACTAAATGAATCGCTAAAAACACTATCAGCATTCCGGACTACTATTTGGGATATTTTCACTAAACAGATCAGCGATAATCAAATAACAGCCTCTCTTATGCTGCAAGTAAACAAAAAGATTAACCCATTACTGGATGAAATTGCTTATCTTTTAAATGAGTTATTTGTAAAGCAGCAAAAAGATCAGCTAGCTCTTATTCATACTGCTATGGATGAACTTTCGGCACCGATTGTGCCGATTGCAGATAAAATTGCGATTCTTCCTCTCATTGGGGAAATTGACACTCATAGAGCCACGTCTATTATGGAAACGGCTCTAAAGAAAAGCTCTGAACTAGAATTGGACTATTTATTTATTGACATATCCGGTGTGGCAATCATGGACACCATGGTTTCTCATAATATTTACCAAATCATCAACGCTTTAAAGATGATGGGAGTACAATCGGTATTGACAGGTATCCGACCTGAATTTGCCCATACTTTAGGGAACCTCGGCATTACCTTCGACGACTTAAAAACAAGCTCAAGCTTAAAACAAGCCCTTGAAGACATCGGATTCACTCAATATGAAGTGGTTCTTCCTCTTTAA
- a CDS encoding DUF402 domain-containing protein: protein MEREVSVKYTSTGELEGYLSLIKFDRVAHPLYVQYEGDSICIVDDGYSWLQFFPDHRHFSITTMLKEDQSVIQWYIDITKENGYDSTRGPWMDDLFLDLIILPGGKLIEKDQQELEEAYLNKIICEKDYRLAKSEFHQLIHRIKNNELNIEKLTEEHLTCFNKIK, encoded by the coding sequence GTGGAAAGAGAGGTTTCTGTTAAGTACACATCTACTGGTGAACTGGAAGGATATCTCTCCCTTATAAAATTCGACAGGGTAGCTCACCCTCTATATGTACAATATGAGGGTGACTCCATATGTATTGTAGATGATGGCTATTCATGGCTTCAATTCTTTCCTGATCACCGGCATTTTTCTATTACTACTATGTTAAAAGAAGATCAATCAGTTATTCAGTGGTATATCGATATAACGAAAGAAAATGGATATGATTCAACTAGGGGACCCTGGATGGATGATTTGTTTTTGGATCTTATTATTCTTCCAGGAGGGAAACTGATAGAAAAAGATCAACAAGAATTAGAAGAGGCGTATCTTAATAAAATAATCTGTGAAAAGGATTATAGGTTGGCAAAGTCTGAGTTTCATCAATTGATCCATCGAATTAAAAACAATGAATTAAACATAGAGAAATTGACCGAAGAACATTTAACATGTTTCAATAAAATTAAATAA
- a CDS encoding NUDIX hydrolase — translation MGYIEELRAMVGTRPLILVGSVVIILNDRKEVLLQQRRFPNGSWGLPGGLMELAESTEETARREVKEETNLTLGKLNLLNVYSGADQYIKAENGDEFYVVTTAYFSNDYDGEMKTEHSESIQLKFYNLEELPSTMVRSHLRMLNDFQQHECIAKGEKCC, via the coding sequence ATGGGTTACATAGAAGAATTAAGAGCAATGGTTGGTACGCGCCCTCTTATTTTAGTCGGATCGGTGGTCATTATTTTGAATGACAGAAAGGAAGTGCTTCTGCAGCAAAGGAGATTTCCGAATGGCTCATGGGGACTGCCTGGTGGATTGATGGAATTGGCAGAATCAACGGAAGAGACGGCGAGAAGAGAAGTGAAGGAAGAGACGAATCTGACATTAGGTAAGTTGAATTTGTTAAACGTATATTCAGGTGCGGATCAATACATTAAAGCTGAAAATGGAGATGAGTTTTATGTAGTCACCACAGCCTACTTTTCAAATGATTACGATGGAGAAATGAAAACAGAACACTCTGAATCCATTCAACTAAAGTTTTATAATCTAGAAGAATTACCTTCAACGATGGTGAGAAGTCATCTGCGTATGCTTAATGACTTCCAACAACATGAATGCATAGCCAAGGGTGAGAAGTGTTGTTAA
- a CDS encoding VOC family protein: MFSKVDTVHICIKDLKKSTQWYVEVLGFEQVFDSGKYVVFQIGQGGSTLTVQEGEVRPSSVKPILFSDALEETRLKLVERDVKVGEIKEAGEVTFFEFWDLDGNGFEACQYITD; this comes from the coding sequence TTGTTTTCTAAAGTGGATACAGTCCATATATGTATAAAAGATTTAAAAAAGTCTACCCAATGGTATGTAGAGGTGTTGGGGTTTGAGCAAGTTTTTGATTCGGGAAAGTATGTTGTGTTCCAAATAGGTCAAGGAGGCTCTACTCTAACGGTTCAAGAGGGAGAGGTACGTCCCTCATCCGTCAAGCCGATTCTCTTTTCTGATGCGTTGGAAGAGACTAGGTTAAAGCTTGTGGAAAGGGACGTCAAGGTTGGAGAGATAAAAGAAGCTGGAGAGGTTACGTTTTTTGAGTTCTGGGATTTAGATGGAAATGGTTTTGAGGCTTGTCAGTATATAACGGACTAA
- a CDS encoding aminoacyl-tRNA hydrolase, whose product MNKRDLVQYFIVNKELNMSKGKTAAQVAHAATLSTLTMMSSDSPFQNRQADFVEWVQTGMKKIVLKGKAGELEKLEADGYFSIHDSGLTEIKEGSLTVVALPPMEKFEAKEIVGHLTLLKN is encoded by the coding sequence ATGAATAAGCGTGATCTCGTTCAATATTTCATTGTTAATAAGGAACTGAATATGTCTAAAGGAAAAACGGCAGCGCAAGTGGCCCATGCTGCTACTCTTAGTACACTGACGATGATGTCATCTGATTCACCTTTTCAAAATCGACAAGCAGACTTTGTAGAATGGGTGCAAACAGGTATGAAAAAAATTGTTCTAAAGGGAAAAGCCGGAGAGCTGGAGAAATTAGAGGCTGATGGATATTTCAGTATTCACGATAGCGGGTTAACTGAAATTAAAGAGGGATCTTTAACAGTAGTGGCACTCCCGCCAATGGAAAAGTTTGAAGCAAAAGAGATTGTCGGGCACTTAACACTATTAAAAAACTAG
- a CDS encoding TetR/AcrR family transcriptional regulator, producing MKNDNKQLIKDVALDLFGQKGYEDTSLTEIATAVGIKKPSIYNHFRSKEDLFMEVIEDLSVSEVTAYKSAEEKMDPQEPLTNIRTLFDLFCQRLVTTKEALLWKRVTFFPPEVFKDLIQKQFIYFEQVTTAILVSIYQEGQKQKLFSEIKEDEFIASFLCLVDGVFLEHHYYTEEIFRQRIESAWKVYELGISSRKGV from the coding sequence TTGAAGAATGACAATAAACAACTCATCAAAGATGTGGCATTGGATTTATTTGGTCAAAAAGGGTATGAGGATACCTCGTTAACGGAAATTGCAACTGCGGTGGGCATTAAAAAACCATCTATCTACAACCATTTCCGAAGCAAAGAGGATTTATTTATGGAAGTAATTGAGGATTTAAGTGTGTCGGAAGTAACGGCCTATAAGAGCGCAGAAGAAAAAATGGATCCTCAAGAACCGCTAACGAATATAAGAACACTCTTTGACTTATTTTGTCAACGATTAGTGACAACTAAAGAAGCACTATTATGGAAAAGAGTCACATTCTTTCCCCCAGAAGTTTTTAAAGATCTTATTCAAAAACAATTCATTTATTTTGAACAGGTGACAACAGCAATTTTGGTATCAATTTACCAGGAAGGCCAAAAACAAAAACTGTTCAGTGAAATCAAGGAAGATGAATTCATTGCCTCCTTTTTATGTTTAGTAGATGGTGTTTTTTTAGAGCATCATTATTATACTGAAGAAATTTTCAGACAACGAATTGAATCGGCTTGGAAGGTTTATGAATTAGGTATTTCAAGTCGTAAAGGAGTGTAG
- a CDS encoding multidrug efflux SMR transporter yields MGWIYVIIGGILEIGWATGLSLSEGFTKPVPSIVTAVLILISFYFFSNSMKLLPIGTAYAVFTGIGAAGTAVVGMVFLNDGISIMKVAFITLLIFGVIGLKMSDKEEQHTGRSY; encoded by the coding sequence ATGGGTTGGATATACGTTATTATTGGTGGAATACTGGAGATTGGCTGGGCTACTGGGTTATCCCTTTCAGAGGGATTTACAAAACCTGTCCCAAGTATTGTCACTGCTGTTCTAATTTTAATCAGTTTTTATTTTTTCTCTAATTCCATGAAATTATTGCCGATTGGAACTGCATATGCGGTCTTCACCGGTATTGGGGCAGCAGGTACTGCTGTAGTTGGAATGGTGTTTCTAAATGATGGGATTAGCATCATGAAAGTTGCTTTTATCACACTACTCATTTTCGGAGTGATCGGTCTAAAAATGAGTGATAAAGAGGAGCAACATACAGGGAGGTCATACTGA
- a CDS encoding multidrug efflux SMR transporter yields MAWIFLIFAGFSEVVMVTFMKLSEGYKKLAPSIISFAAGALSFYLLSLSLLDIPVSTGYGIWTGIGSAGAVIIGMIFFKETKDLKRLFFITCIIGSIIGLKIVS; encoded by the coding sequence ATGGCATGGATATTTCTCATATTTGCAGGATTTTCGGAGGTTGTCATGGTAACGTTTATGAAGCTCTCTGAAGGTTACAAGAAACTGGCCCCTTCCATCATAAGTTTTGCTGCAGGAGCTCTGAGCTTTTATTTATTGTCTCTTTCTCTACTTGACATTCCTGTGAGTACGGGATATGGAATTTGGACCGGGATTGGTTCTGCAGGAGCGGTTATCATCGGGATGATCTTTTTCAAGGAAACAAAGGATTTGAAGAGGTTGTTTTTTATAACATGCATTATTGGAAGTATTATTGGATTAAAGATTGTTTCATGA
- a CDS encoding Ger(x)C family spore germination protein, with amino-acid sequence MRKKGILVSVLLIINLCLTGCWDQRLLKNGRLVFSSSFDMVDEDTIRATAIIRDFKDRTPTNVVVQGEGKTIRETRMSMDRKISGVFEPSKNRVFLLGEELAKKDIYKFLDIFYRDPNSSISAKLAVVEGNGGEILTKLSEKNVLISEFIIELLTSAEVTTGVPKQNLQTVCTIMFDEGKDFALPLIKMKNGEVVLDGIGIFHKNSLTGTLSFKESSLYLLMNNQKAKSTRFVSKIDNDKKMSIDNYITYNVSKSKSKLKIVSDTPENIQVEIDMKMDISIAEYPQDKLTNKSELKRLNKEISKHLTKDAQKMIEKIQIANSDLFGIGRELIAFHPKTWEKINWEETYPSITIVPTIKVDIVGHGIIN; translated from the coding sequence ATGAGGAAAAAGGGCATTTTAGTATCCGTCCTACTTATCATTAACCTTTGTTTGACAGGGTGTTGGGATCAAAGATTACTGAAAAACGGAAGGCTCGTTTTCTCCTCTTCTTTTGATATGGTTGATGAGGATACCATAAGAGCGACTGCCATCATTCGTGACTTTAAGGATCGAACCCCTACTAATGTGGTGGTACAAGGTGAGGGGAAAACGATTCGTGAAACAAGAATGAGTATGGATAGGAAAATTTCCGGAGTGTTTGAACCTTCAAAAAACCGGGTGTTTTTATTGGGGGAAGAATTAGCTAAAAAAGATATCTATAAATTTTTAGATATATTCTATCGTGATCCCAATAGCTCCATTTCTGCTAAATTGGCCGTGGTGGAAGGAAATGGGGGAGAGATCCTCACTAAGTTGAGTGAGAAAAATGTGTTGATATCTGAATTTATTATTGAATTACTAACAAGCGCAGAAGTCACTACAGGAGTTCCTAAACAGAATTTACAAACCGTCTGTACCATTATGTTTGATGAAGGAAAAGATTTCGCACTTCCTCTCATTAAAATGAAAAATGGAGAAGTTGTTTTAGATGGAATAGGTATTTTTCATAAGAATTCACTTACGGGTACTCTATCATTTAAAGAATCATCTCTATATCTGCTTATGAATAATCAAAAAGCAAAATCAACTCGGTTTGTTTCAAAAATAGATAATGATAAAAAAATGAGCATTGACAATTATATTACGTACAATGTTTCTAAATCTAAATCAAAGCTTAAAATTGTATCTGACACACCTGAAAATATTCAGGTGGAAATCGACATGAAAATGGATATTTCAATCGCAGAGTACCCTCAGGACAAATTAACTAATAAGAGTGAACTCAAAAGACTGAATAAAGAAATATCAAAGCATTTAACAAAAGATGCTCAAAAAATGATTGAAAAAATTCAAATTGCCAACTCAGATTTATTTGGAATCGGAAGAGAGTTGATTGCTTTTCATCCAAAGACATGGGAAAAAATTAATTGGGAAGAAACATACCCCTCCATTACCATTGTCCCGACTATAAAAGTGGATATTGTAGGACACGGGATTATTAATTAA